In Enterobacter sp. 638, a single window of DNA contains:
- the ansP gene encoding L-asparagine permease, translating to MKTSNKNAADHHAAKRRWLNSHEEGYHKAMGNRQVQMIAIGGAIGTGLFLGAGARLQMAGPALALVYLVCGIFSFFILRALGELVLHRPSSGSFVSYAREFLGEKAAYVAGWMYFVNWAMTGIVDITAVALYMHYWGAFGDVPQWVFALGALAIVGTMNMIGVKWFAEMEFWFALVKVLAIVIFLVVGTVFLGSGKPLDGNATGFHLITDNGGFFPHGLLPALVLVQGVVFAFASIELVGTAAGECKDPQTMVPKAINSVIWRIGLFYVGSVVLLVLLLPWNAYQAGQSPFVTFFSKLGVPYVGSIMNIVVLTAALSSLNSGLYSTGRILRSMSMGGSAPKFMSKMSKQQVPYAGILATLVVYVFGVFLNYLVPSQVFEIVLNVAAIGIIASWAFIVVCQMRLRKAIKEGKAADVAFKMPGAPVTSWLTLLFLFSVLVLMAFDYPNGTYTIATIPLLAVLLIIGWFGVRKRVNEIHSTAPVMVEDDQHDGPLVEETSR from the coding sequence ATGAAAACAAGCAATAAAAACGCAGCCGACCATCACGCTGCGAAACGTCGCTGGTTGAACTCTCACGAAGAGGGATATCACAAAGCCATGGGCAACCGTCAGGTGCAGATGATTGCTATCGGCGGTGCTATCGGTACAGGGTTGTTTTTGGGTGCAGGCGCACGTCTGCAGATGGCGGGGCCTGCTCTCGCACTGGTCTATCTGGTGTGCGGAATTTTCTCTTTCTTCATTCTCCGTGCGCTCGGCGAGCTGGTGTTACACCGCCCGTCCAGCGGCAGTTTTGTCTCCTATGCGCGTGAGTTTTTGGGCGAAAAAGCCGCTTACGTCGCGGGCTGGATGTATTTCGTTAACTGGGCGATGACCGGGATAGTCGATATCACCGCAGTTGCCCTTTATATGCACTACTGGGGCGCGTTTGGTGACGTGCCGCAATGGGTCTTTGCCCTTGGCGCGCTGGCGATCGTCGGCACCATGAACATGATCGGCGTGAAGTGGTTCGCCGAAATGGAGTTCTGGTTTGCGCTCGTAAAAGTGTTGGCGATTGTCATTTTCCTGGTAGTCGGTACGGTGTTCCTCGGCAGCGGTAAGCCGCTCGACGGCAATGCGACCGGTTTCCATTTAATCACCGATAACGGCGGATTCTTCCCCCACGGCCTGCTGCCAGCGCTGGTGCTGGTTCAGGGCGTGGTCTTTGCCTTTGCGTCCATCGAACTGGTCGGTACCGCTGCGGGAGAATGTAAAGATCCGCAGACCATGGTGCCAAAAGCGATTAACAGCGTGATCTGGCGTATCGGCCTGTTCTATGTTGGATCCGTGGTGCTGCTGGTTCTGCTGCTGCCGTGGAATGCCTATCAGGCGGGACAAAGCCCGTTCGTGACATTCTTCTCGAAGCTTGGCGTGCCCTACGTCGGCAGCATTATGAACATTGTTGTGCTGACCGCCGCGCTCTCCAGTCTGAACTCGGGTCTCTATTCTACAGGACGCATTTTGCGCTCCATGTCGATGGGCGGCTCAGCACCTAAATTCATGTCGAAAATGAGCAAGCAGCAGGTGCCTTACGCGGGCATTCTGGCGACGCTGGTCGTTTATGTTTTCGGCGTGTTCCTGAACTATCTGGTTCCTTCTCAGGTGTTCGAGATCGTGTTGAACGTGGCGGCCATTGGGATTATCGCCTCCTGGGCCTTTATCGTGGTGTGCCAGATGCGTCTGCGCAAAGCCATTAAAGAAGGTAAAGCGGCTGACGTGGCCTTCAAGATGCCAGGCGCGCCTGTCACTTCCTGGCTGACGCTGCTGTTCCTGTTCAGTGTTCTGGTGCTGATGGCGTTCGACTATCCGAACGGCACCTATACCATTGCGACCATCCCGCTGCTGGCAGTGCTTCTGATCATTGGCTGGTTTGGCGTGCGTAAGCGCGTGAATGAGATCCACAGCACTGCGCCGGTGATGGTCGAAGATGACCAACACGACGGCCCACTGGTTGAAGAAACGTCGCGTTAA
- a CDS encoding YncE family protein yields the protein MSLPHLCSPRLRGSLLLGSLLIAGSFNVHAAEEMLRKAVGKGAYEMAVSQQENALWVATTQSRKTDKGGVVYRLDPVTLDVTQAIHNDLKPFGATINSKTQTLWFGNTTNSAVTAIDAKTGEVKGRLVLDDRKRTETVKPLQPRELVADDTTNTVYITGVGKESVIWVIDGETLKLKDTITNTGTYSTGLALDSQAKRLYTTNADGELITIDTATHKVVSHKKVQDDGKEHFYLNLSLDTAGQRAFLTDSKQPEVLVVNLKDGSVLAKIAAPESLAVLFNPTRNEAYVTHREAGKVSIIDTKTYKVIKTLDTPVFPNSLALSPDGKTLYVTVKQKSTRQQEATQPDDVIRIVL from the coding sequence ATGTCATTACCTCATCTGTGCTCGCCGCGTCTGCGTGGTTCACTGCTGTTAGGTTCTTTACTGATCGCGGGTTCGTTCAATGTTCATGCTGCAGAAGAGATGCTGCGCAAAGCGGTAGGCAAGGGCGCATACGAAATGGCCGTGAGCCAGCAGGAAAATGCCCTGTGGGTGGCCACCACGCAAAGCCGTAAAACGGACAAAGGTGGTGTGGTGTATCGTCTTGATCCCGTCACGCTCGACGTGACGCAGGCGATCCATAACGATCTGAAACCTTTCGGCGCAACCATCAACAGCAAGACGCAAACGCTGTGGTTTGGCAATACGACCAACAGCGCCGTCACGGCGATTGATGCCAAAACGGGTGAAGTGAAAGGCCGTCTGGTGCTGGACGATCGTAAGCGTACCGAGACTGTTAAGCCTCTCCAGCCACGCGAGCTGGTGGCGGATGACACCACTAATACCGTGTACATCACAGGGGTGGGCAAAGAGAGCGTGATTTGGGTGATTGATGGTGAAACGCTGAAACTAAAAGACACCATCACCAATACCGGAACATACAGTACCGGTCTGGCGCTGGATTCGCAGGCAAAACGGTTATACACCACCAATGCCGACGGCGAACTGATCACGATCGACACTGCCACTCACAAAGTCGTGAGCCATAAAAAAGTGCAGGACGACGGGAAAGAGCATTTTTACCTGAACCTGAGCCTGGATACCGCAGGGCAACGTGCGTTTCTGACGGATTCAAAGCAGCCGGAAGTGCTGGTGGTTAACCTGAAAGATGGCAGCGTGCTGGCAAAAATCGCCGCACCAGAGTCGCTCGCCGTGCTGTTTAACCCAACGCGTAACGAAGCGTATGTGACTCACCGCGAAGCCGGTAAAGTCAGCATCATCGACACCAAAACCTATAAAGTCATCAAAACTCTTGATACGCCGGTGTTCCCAAACAGCCTGGCGCTGTCACCGGATGGCAAAACGCTGTACGTGACGGTGAAGCAGAAATCGACCCGTCAGCAAGAAGCCACTCAGCCTGACGATGTGATTCGCATCGTGCTGTAA